The proteins below come from a single Acidimicrobiales bacterium genomic window:
- a CDS encoding glycosyltransferase, with amino-acid sequence MTTVALVAAKDASASIAATVEALLGLRGVGEVWVVDDGSTDDTATRAAGVGAHVVRLEVNRGKGGALAAGVAATPHAERYLLADADLGATATGLAPLLDGDAAFVVGALPSAGGRGGFGTVKRLAAAGIRRATGVTAAAPLSGQRVVDGPSLRSLVLARRFGVEVGMTIDLVRSGVALHEVAVDVEHDHRGRSVGGFVHRARQGIDIAAALTTRLWTQRQRVVAVVLAGMTAFAVLSAIAYVRRPPAGVAIPTTSRVELFAYDGLRLSDLDAADRPALRAVARRGAVGALSVRTSDRRSLSRRSNSDRPAPADAYASLGASARVRAGADMVASRSLARRDHADSLPGTLGDALRAAGKPPTVLTPDRAAWLAVADRTGHVDAGSDGAVVLEAPTADPDAALARAVQRLGPHDLLVVFSPTPPGRDWELTPIVLVGDGITRGSIQSATTHRAALAGLVDIAPTVLRALGVDPPASMTGAALRVSTHPAHLAPYERLEVDGAARNRFFLPASVAYTVAAIAFYLGLLAALRWDGGHRWRGLLRVGACIAAAFPFALLVTGAMQHWLRFGGESPLLLVAVTVGLGAAAARLRGLAPVYALAWACLVVISLDVAATGPLHAASLLGYTIQTTGRYYGLPNASFSIYASSLFLVAAALAGWEPTPTSASAAATVMAVGTAFLAAPWLGNDVGGFLTLLPVSAAAAWALFGGRFTRRTLIVGAIVVGVLFVAVAFVEARTGGSHLSRAASETASNRSGLRNTLTRRVDANLGLLVDQWWGFGSIALALVGIALLARAQRFANYLAPRSGLRVAAFAVLVTSIVGFLVNDSGPVVNVLCLVVLAPALALTALAGPRTASVGV; translated from the coding sequence GTGACCACTGTCGCGCTCGTCGCGGCGAAGGACGCGTCGGCGTCGATCGCCGCGACCGTCGAAGCACTGCTCGGCCTGCGCGGTGTCGGCGAGGTGTGGGTCGTCGACGACGGGTCGACCGACGACACCGCGACGCGCGCCGCGGGCGTTGGAGCGCACGTCGTCCGGTTGGAGGTCAATCGGGGCAAGGGCGGCGCGCTGGCCGCGGGTGTGGCGGCGACGCCGCACGCCGAGCGCTACCTCCTCGCAGACGCTGATCTCGGCGCCACCGCCACCGGACTCGCGCCGCTGCTCGACGGAGACGCAGCGTTCGTGGTCGGGGCCCTCCCGTCGGCCGGGGGACGCGGCGGGTTCGGGACGGTGAAGCGACTGGCCGCGGCGGGCATCCGGCGGGCGACGGGCGTCACCGCCGCCGCGCCACTGTCGGGCCAGCGCGTCGTCGACGGGCCGAGCCTACGGTCGCTGGTGCTCGCTCGACGCTTCGGCGTCGAGGTCGGCATGACGATCGATCTCGTGCGGTCCGGCGTCGCCCTCCACGAGGTCGCGGTCGACGTCGAGCACGATCACCGCGGGCGATCGGTCGGCGGGTTCGTTCATCGTGCTCGCCAGGGCATCGACATCGCCGCCGCGCTGACGACGCGGCTGTGGACGCAGCGCCAGCGGGTCGTGGCCGTCGTGCTCGCCGGGATGACTGCTTTCGCGGTGCTGAGCGCCATCGCCTACGTCCGGCGGCCTCCAGCCGGCGTGGCGATTCCGACGACGTCGCGCGTCGAGCTGTTCGCCTACGACGGCTTGCGGCTGTCGGATTTGGATGCCGCCGACCGTCCGGCGTTGCGGGCGGTAGCGCGGCGCGGCGCCGTCGGCGCGCTGAGCGTGCGGACTTCGGATCGGCGCAGCCTCAGCCGACGGTCCAACAGCGACCGCCCGGCGCCTGCCGATGCCTACGCCTCGCTGGGGGCATCGGCGCGCGTGCGCGCCGGCGCCGACATGGTCGCCAGTCGCAGCCTGGCGCGACGCGACCACGCTGACTCGCTGCCCGGCACGCTGGGCGATGCCCTGCGCGCCGCCGGGAAGCCGCCGACGGTGCTGACCCCTGACCGGGCGGCGTGGTTGGCGGTGGCCGATCGAACCGGCCACGTCGACGCCGGCTCGGACGGCGCCGTGGTGCTCGAAGCCCCGACAGCCGATCCCGATGCCGCGCTGGCGCGCGCGGTGCAGCGTCTCGGCCCCCACGATCTGCTCGTCGTCTTCTCACCGACACCTCCGGGCCGGGACTGGGAACTCACACCGATTGTGCTGGTGGGCGACGGCATCACCCGCGGGTCGATCCAGTCCGCCACGACGCATCGGGCCGCCCTCGCGGGCCTCGTCGACATTGCTCCGACGGTGCTGCGCGCCTTGGGGGTCGATCCGCCGGCGTCGATGACGGGCGCGGCGTTGCGAGTGAGCACGCATCCGGCGCACCTGGCCCCGTACGAGCGCCTCGAGGTCGACGGCGCGGCGCGCAATCGCTTCTTCCTGCCGGCATCGGTTGCGTACACGGTCGCCGCCATCGCGTTCTACCTCGGGCTCTTGGCGGCGCTGCGATGGGATGGCGGCCACCGCTGGCGCGGCCTGTTGCGTGTCGGCGCGTGTATCGCCGCGGCGTTTCCGTTCGCGCTGCTCGTGACGGGGGCGATGCAGCACTGGCTGCGGTTTGGCGGTGAGTCGCCCCTGCTGCTGGTCGCCGTGACCGTCGGACTCGGCGCCGCCGCGGCGCGCCTGCGTGGCCTCGCGCCTGTTTACGCCCTCGCCTGGGCGTGCCTGGTGGTGATCAGCCTCGACGTGGCGGCCACGGGCCCGCTGCACGCTGCGAGCCTGCTCGGCTACACCATCCAGACGACCGGTCGGTATTACGGCCTGCCGAACGCGTCGTTCTCGATCTACGCCTCGAGCTTGTTCCTCGTCGCCGCGGCGCTCGCCGGTTGGGAGCCGACGCCGACGAGCGCCAGCGCGGCCGCGACGGTGATGGCCGTTGGCACGGCCTTCCTGGCTGCGCCCTGGCTGGGTAACGACGTCGGCGGGTTCCTGACGTTGTTGCCGGTGAGCGCGGCTGCCGCGTGGGCGCTCTTCGGCGGTCGGTTCACCCGCCGGACGCTGATCGTCGGGGCGATCGTCGTCGGCGTGCTGTTCGTCGCGGTCGCCTTCGTGGAAGCGCGTACCGGCGGGTCCCATCTGAGCCGCGCCGCGTCGGAAACGGCGTCGAATCGCTCCGGGCTGCGCAACACGCTGACCCGTCGGGTCGACGCCAACCTCGGGTTGCTCGTCGATCAGTGGTGGGGCTTCGGGTCGATCGCGCTGGCTCTCGTCGGCATCGCGCTCCTGGCGCGGGCGCAGCGGTTCGCCAATTACCTGGCGCCGCGGTCGGGACTGCGCGTCGCGGCATTCGCCGTGTTGGTGACGAGCATCGTCGGCTTCCTCGTCAACGACTCGGGGCCGGTCGTGAACGTGCTGTGCCTCGTCGTGTTGGCGCCAGCCCTTGCGCTTACGGCGTTGGCCGGGCCGCGTACCGCGTCTGTTGGCGTGTGA
- a CDS encoding copper transporter: MISFRFHIVSLAAVFMGLALGIVLGTAFINDATINRLETSIKRYRAERDDAQHNVGVWSKFADDAEASLVAGRLDGERVFTIVPEGLSGSLTDKMHALLTTAGAVDAGRLTLANAWADDPAPTDDIAKALDIVGPSNIDSVTDAAAERLAREFAAGGGPTLPALVDANLARLDAGDAASAPGLQARFLVIDDGAPAGLLEPLTRALAAQIPKSVLVADASPDDTISQSMVVAMRNKPESALFSTVDHLDTVPGRLAAILALRDFDRGATGDYGSGPGHDRAAPAPG, from the coding sequence ATGATCTCGTTTCGCTTTCACATCGTCTCGCTCGCCGCCGTCTTCATGGGCCTGGCGCTCGGCATCGTGCTCGGGACCGCGTTCATCAACGACGCCACCATCAACCGCCTGGAGACGAGCATCAAGCGGTATCGCGCCGAGCGCGACGACGCGCAGCACAACGTGGGCGTCTGGTCGAAATTCGCCGACGACGCCGAGGCGTCCTTGGTGGCGGGCCGCCTCGACGGTGAGCGCGTGTTCACCATCGTGCCGGAAGGATTGAGCGGGTCGCTGACCGACAAGATGCACGCGCTGCTCACGACCGCGGGCGCGGTCGACGCCGGGCGCCTCACGCTGGCCAATGCGTGGGCCGACGATCCGGCACCCACCGACGACATCGCCAAGGCGCTCGACATCGTGGGTCCGAGCAACATCGATTCGGTGACCGACGCCGCCGCCGAGCGGTTGGCCCGCGAGTTCGCCGCCGGCGGCGGGCCGACCCTGCCGGCCCTGGTCGACGCCAACCTGGCTCGCCTCGACGCCGGTGACGCGGCCAGCGCGCCCGGTCTCCAGGCGCGGTTCCTCGTCATCGACGACGGCGCGCCCGCAGGCCTGCTCGAACCCTTGACGCGCGCCCTGGCGGCGCAGATCCCCAAGAGCGTGCTGGTGGCCGACGCCAGCCCCGACGACACCATCAGCCAGTCAATGGTGGTGGCCATGCGCAACAAGCCCGAGTCGGCGCTGTTCAGCACCGTCGATCATCTGGACACAGTGCCGGGCCGCCTGGCCGCGATCCTGGCGCTGCGCGACTTCGACCGCGGCGCCACCGGCGATTACGGCAGCGGACCCGGCCACGACCGCGCCGCTCCCGCGCCCGGCTGA